In Georgenia soli, a genomic segment contains:
- a CDS encoding TIGR02678 family protein → MSAHGTAEHDAAERREAARALLRHPVLTKARHGEEFALVRRHAPALRRMFPAVLGYPLVVESSFARLVKDAPSADAPPRPAQRRGGQPFAPRTYAYLALVCAALLQTAGREQVLLGTLVEQVRADAAVAGIAVDDSLTDRRHLVQAMALLLDRGVLSETDGSVTAWGDRQDEALLDVNRTLLTHVLARPLGDVATPEELLARGERAVAEQPRRALRRRLVENPLVRREDLTAEEQHVLSRERADLSRTLGEHFGLTLEVRQEGALAYDVDGELTDIAFPGQGTVAHVALLLVNALVDDLDGGPGVVAEVDGRTVPGLLAPWAAVSDAVDLLVEQYGTTFAEAFARDPEHLQAEAVSRLEDMSLARRTAEGLVLHPACARYQPEPQRAPRRASVPAARASEDAPAETQQGLFPLQEDR, encoded by the coding sequence GTGAGTGCGCACGGCACCGCCGAGCACGATGCCGCGGAGCGGCGCGAGGCCGCCCGGGCGCTGCTGCGTCACCCGGTGCTGACGAAGGCACGCCACGGGGAGGAGTTCGCGCTCGTCCGACGGCACGCGCCGGCGCTGCGGAGAATGTTCCCCGCGGTCCTGGGCTACCCGCTCGTCGTGGAGTCCTCGTTCGCCCGCCTCGTCAAGGACGCCCCGAGCGCCGACGCCCCGCCGCGTCCCGCGCAGCGCCGCGGCGGGCAGCCGTTCGCCCCGCGCACCTACGCCTACCTCGCCCTCGTGTGCGCGGCCCTGCTGCAGACCGCCGGCCGGGAGCAGGTGCTCCTCGGCACCCTGGTCGAGCAGGTCCGCGCCGACGCCGCGGTGGCGGGCATCGCCGTCGACGACTCGCTGACCGACCGGCGCCATCTCGTGCAGGCCATGGCGCTGCTCCTCGACCGGGGCGTGCTCAGCGAGACGGACGGCTCCGTCACCGCCTGGGGCGACCGCCAGGATGAGGCGCTGCTCGACGTCAACCGGACGCTGCTCACCCACGTGCTCGCGCGACCACTGGGAGACGTGGCCACCCCGGAGGAGCTCCTGGCACGCGGAGAGCGCGCCGTCGCCGAGCAGCCTCGCCGGGCGCTGCGCCGCCGGCTCGTCGAGAACCCGCTCGTGCGCCGGGAGGACCTCACCGCGGAGGAGCAGCACGTCCTCTCCCGCGAGCGCGCCGACCTCAGCCGCACCCTGGGCGAGCACTTCGGCCTGACGCTCGAGGTCCGCCAGGAGGGTGCACTCGCCTACGACGTCGACGGCGAGCTCACCGACATCGCCTTCCCCGGCCAGGGCACCGTCGCGCACGTCGCGCTCCTGCTCGTCAACGCCCTCGTCGACGACCTGGACGGCGGTCCCGGCGTCGTCGCCGAGGTCGACGGTCGCACCGTGCCGGGCCTCCTCGCTCCGTGGGCCGCGGTGTCGGACGCGGTGGACCTGCTCGTCGAGCAGTACGGCACCACGTTCGCGGAGGCGTTCGCCCGCGACCCCGAGCACCTGCAGGCCGAGGCCGTGTCCCGGCTCGAGGACATGAGCCTGGCCCGGCGCACCGCCGAGGGGCTCGTGCTGCACCCGGCGTGCGCCCGCTACCAGCCCGAGCCGCAGCGCGCCCCGCGCCGGGCGTCCGTCCCCGCCGCCCGTGCGTCCGAGGACGCACCGGCGGAGACGCAGCAGGGCCTGTTCCCGCTCCAGGAGGACCGATGA